Part of the Variovorax sp. PAMC 28711 genome is shown below.
GAAGTGCGGCGCGCGATCGTCGAGAGCTTGTCGATGCTGGGTTACGTGGTGAGCGAGGCCGCCAACGGTGCCACGGGCCTGGCGGCGCTGGCTCAGGAGATGCCCGACCTGCTGGTGGTCGACTACGCCATGCCTGACATGAACGGCGCCGAAGTGATTGATCGGGCGAGGGAACACGCCTCCGACATTCCGGTGATCCTGGCGACAGGCTACGCCGACATGGCGGAGGTCGGACGCGTGCTCGGCACCCAATCGATCCTCATCAAACCCTTCGACATTTCGACGCTGGCTGCGGCCGTTTCCAAAGCCCTACAGGCCCGGTAACCGCGGCCCCGGACCTCGGTAGGAAGCCGCCGTGTCGTCTGCGATCTGTCAGGTTTCACCCCTATCATGGGCCCCGGTTTTTCAAGCCTCTCCACTTAACTTTTCAGGGAACATCATGGGCATCATCTGGACCATCATCATCGGTTTCATCGTGGGTCTGGTCGCGCGCGCGGTCATGCCGGGCACGCAGAAGGCCGGCTTCATCATCACCACGCTGCTCGGCATCGCGGGCTCGCTGATCGCGACCTACCTCGGCCAGGCGATGGGCTGGTACGTGGCGGGTGCGGGCCCCGGCTTCATTGCCTCGGTCGTCGGCGCCGTCATTCTTTTGTTCGTGTACGGCCTGGTCGCTCGCAAGGCCTGATTGCCCCCCCCCGCAGGCCGCTGCGCATCAAAGTTCAGCTGTTGTGCACAAATTCACGCAGCCGACAGGCGCGTCGTGCGCAGGCTGTGCGTGGCAATCCGGCCCTGGCTCATGATCCATCTTTGTAAACGAATGTGTCTTTTGTTCGTTTGCGACGTTGTTCACGTGCCAACCGAAAGTCGACCATGCAGGCCACTCGAAGAGGATTCACCCGGACCGCCGCGGCGCTGGCGTTGCTCGGTTCGGCCGGGCTGATCGGTGCGCCGCTGCGCGCGCAGAGCGCCCGCCGAGCGGCCGCGGGCAAGCTGATCGTGGGGCAGTCGTACCCGATGACGGGTGCGGCCAACGAGATCGGTCTGGCCTTTGCCGCCGGCGCCAAACTGTTCATCGACGGCTGGAACGAGCGGGGCTCCGGCCCGACGCTGGAGTTGCGTCAGCTCGACGACGGCTACGACGCGACGCGCGCCAGGGCCAATGCCACCAAGCTGCTGGCCGACGGCGCCGACGTGCTGTTCGGCTTCGTGGGCACAGCCAGCAGCGCCGCGGCGTCGGAGGTTGCGCAGCAGCAGGGCGCGGCGTTTTTCGCCCCGTTCGCCGCGGCCGACGCGCTGCGCGACAAGATGCATCCCCATGTTTTCCACGTCCGCCCCAGCATGGCCGACGAAGCGTTCGCGATGCTCCGGCACTGCGGCATCCTCGGCCAGACGCGCATTGCCGTCGTGGCCGACGACGACGCCATGGGCCGGGCCGCGCTGCAGGCCATCCAGGACGCCGCGGCCGAACTGAAGATGGCGCCGCCGGTGGCTGCCGCCTTCGTCAAGCCCGGCGGCACCCAGGTGGCCGATGCCGTCGCGATGGTCGCCAAGGCGCAGCCGCAGACCGTGATCCAGGCTTCGCTGTCGCCGACCACCGCCGCCTTCGTGCGCGAGATGCGCAAGACGGGCTACGGCAGCGGCTTCATGACTTTTTCGGTGGTCGGCATCGACCCGCTCTACACCGCACTCGGCAAGGAAACCCGCGGCGTGGTGATCTCGCAGGTGGTGCCGTCTCCGCGCAGCAACGGCAACGTCGCGATCGTCAAGGAATACCTGGCCGCCGTGGGGGACTCCGACCAGACCGCGTCGTACGAAGGCCTCGAAGGTTTTATTGCCGCCAAGGCGCTGGCCGAAGCGGCGAAGCGCGCCGGCCCGACGGCCACCCGCGCCAGCCTCCAGAAGGCGATGGCCGGCATGGGTGCGTTCGATGTCGGCGGCTTCCGCATCAATCTGCGCCCGCCGCTGCACGACGCCGCGCGGGCGGTCGATCTGGTCTACATCACGGCCGAGGGCCGGGTCTTGCGCTGACCGGCGTGTTGGAAAACTGAGAGCATCGGGGCCCATGCGGTCTCCGAAGCCGGCGGCCAAGACGCCCCGTAGCCACCACTATCACGTGTATGTCGTCGCGCTCGACGACCGCGTGTGGAACAGCGCGCGCTTCCGGCGCGCCAATCCGGACCATGTGCTGGGCAAGCCCTTCGTGTATGTCGGTATGACGGGGCTCGACCCGGACGTGCGCTTCGACAAGCACAAGGCCGGCATCCAGGCCAATGTGTTCGTGCGGGACCACGGCGTCGGACTGCTGCCCGCGCTGTACGAGCGCTACAACCCCCAGCCCCACGCGGCGGCGCAATCGTTGGAAGTGGAACTCGCCATCCGGCTGAGGGCGCTGGGCTATGGGGTCTGGCAGGCCTGAGCTGGCCCGGCGCCACGCCAAATGGTCACGAGTAGGTGATCCAGTCTTCGTATGCCGGGCCGTCGAGGTGCGGCAGCGTGTTGTAGGTCACCAGCATGTGGCGCTTCGGCGTGAAGGCGAACTCGGTGACCGACGTGTTGCGAATGCGCAGGTTCAGCTCGATGGTTGTCTCCGCGCTGGTCCCCAGCACATGGCCGACGGCGGTGCTGATCGGCCCGCCGCTCGACACCACCAGCACCTTCGCGCCGTGGTGCGTGTCGCGCACATGGTCGAGCGCCGTGGTCACGCCTTCGAGGAAGCCGAGGTAGCTCGGCATGCCGACCGGCTCGGTCTTGCCCTGCATCCAGGCGGCCAGGCCGTCGCGCAGCAGCCGGAAGTGCTTGCGGTAGAGCTCGGGCGTGTCGGGTTTCGGCAGCTTTTCGGGATGGATCGTCGCGACGATGGCTTCGCTGTCGTACTCGTTCAGGCCCGGCCACGGCAGCACGTCGTCGCGCGTGAGCGCCAGGCCCTTTGCAATGCCTTCCCAGGTCTGGCGGTGGCGCTTGAGCGTGCCGGTGATGACGGCATCGAAGGTCATGCCGCGCTCGCGCCAGTACTCGCCGAGCCGCACCGCCTGGCGATGACCGAGTTCGCTGAGGTTGTCGTAGTCGGCCGCACCGAAGCTGGCCTGACCGTGTCGCACTAGATAGAGGGTTCCCATGCCGCGGATTCTGGCGAAAAGCGCCGAACGCTCTTGTCCCACGTGTGACGAATGCTATGTTTTCGATAGCACCAATGTGAACAATGATTGCCGAGCGGCGGAGTGCTTCATGTAACACTAAGCTACTCATTGCCGTCGGCAATTTGCTGTTTCTCAGGGAGTCGAAAAAATGAATACGTCGTTTCGCAGCGTCTGGAATCCTGCGTTGGCCGCCTGGGTGGCCGTGTCTGAAATTGCGCGCACGCGCGGCAAGTCCGTCTCCAGTGCCGCGGGCATCGTCGCCACGGCGCTGTGCCTGAGCGCCGCCCCGGCGCTCGCCGGCAGCGGGGGCCTCGGGGGACGCCCCGCAACGCCCACCACGCTCTTTGCCGGTGACGGCGGCGCGGACAACGTCGGCGGTGCCGGCGGCTTCAACGACGGCGTGACCAACGGCACTGGCGGTGCCGGCGGCAGCGCCGGCACCGCGGGCGCCAGCGAGGGCGGCGCGGGCACTCCGGGAACGTATCCGGCCGGCGTCGGCGCTTTGGGCGGCGCGGCAGGCACGGCCGCCGCACCCAACGGCCTGGCCGGTGGCGGCTTCGACGTCACCAACCCCGCGATCAACGGCTACGGCGGTGGCGGTGGCGGTGGTTTTTTCGGCGGCACGGGCGCCTCGGGCAGCAACACGACACCGCTGGTCGGCGGCAACGGCGGCGCCGGGGGCACGGGCATCCAGGCGGCGGGTGGCGGCGGTGCCGGCGGCTACGGCGTGGTGCTCGCGCCTGCGGTCACCCCATTCACCAACAGCAGCCAAGTCACCGGCGGCAATGGCGGCTCGGGCGGCGCGGCCTCCGCGCAGGCCGGCGGCGGCGGTGGCGGGGGCAGCGGGCTCTGGCAGACCGGGGGTGTGGTCGCCAACACCGGTTCCATCATCGGGGGCGCCGGCGGGCTGGGCGGGGCCGGCGGCAACGCCGTCAGCGGGCCGAGTGGCGGCGGAGGAGGCGGTGGCGGCGATGGGTTGTTGATCACGGGCGGTTCGCTCCGGAACGAGGCCGGGGGGTACATCGTCGGCGGGACGGGCGGGCGCGGTGGCGACGCCGGGCCCAACGTCGCCGGCGCCGGCCGGGCAGGCGCCGGTGGCAGCGGCGGCGATGGCGTGCGCGCGGTCGCCAACGGCGTGACGCTCGTCAATGAGGGTTCGCTCTTCGGCGGCGTGGGCGGTGGTGGCGGAAACGCCGCTGCCGGGGGGGTGGGCGCTGCCGGCGCCGGTGGCGTCGGCGTGCGTCTGGTGGGCGACAACAACGTTCTGGTGAACGCGTCGCTGATCGTTGGCGGCCAGTCGCGCACGAACGTGCGCGCCAACGCCGTCGACATCACAGGCGCGTCCAACACCGTCGAGCTTCGCTCCGGGCAGGCCTTCATTGGCGACGTGGTGGCCACAGGCGCGGGCAACGTGCTGGCACTGGGCGGCGATGTCAGTCCTGCGACGCCTTTCAGCGTGGCGCCGATCGGCACCGCGTTCCGGGGTTTCGCGGGTTTTGAGAAGACCGGCGAAAGCACCTGGACGCTCACCGGCACGACGACCGCGGTGACGCCCTGGACGGTGCGTGCCGGCGTCCTGCAGATCACCAACGACAGCAACCTCGGCGCGCCGACGGGCGGCCTCGCCTTCGACGGCGGAACGATCCGTCTCGTCGGCGCGCCGGCCGACTGGACCACGTCGCGCGCCGTGTCGGTGCGCGCGGGCGGCGGCACGCTCGACCTCGATCAGCAAAGCGCGACCTTCAACGGCGCGCTGTCGGGTCCGGGTGCTTTCACGGTCACGTCGAATACCGTGACGCCCGCCAACTTCGGCGGGGTGCTCACGCTCAACGCGGCGGGCACGCGCACTGGCATCACCACACTCAGCAACGGCGTGAACGTGAACGTGAACGTCACCGACGCGCTCGGCACGGGCGCCGTGGCCCTGGTCAACGGCTGGAACAAGCTGAACTTCAACGGTGCGGCAAGCGCTGGCGCAGTGGTCTACACCGTGGGCGGGCTGGATGCGAGCGAGTGGAACAACGGGATCACCTTCAACGATGCGTCCAGGGCCGGCACGGCGGTGTTCAACCTGCGCGGTGCCGACACCCTGACGTCGTTCAACACGATCGATTTCAAGGGCACGTCGAGCGCTGAAAGTGCACAAATCAACGGCCAGGGCGGCTTCGTCACCTTTGCCGACAACAGCACCGCGGGCGCCTCGACGCTGGTCAACGACAGCGCGGGTTACCTGATCTTCACGGACGCCGCCAGCGGCGGCACCGCGAGCATCACGAACAAGGGCGCCTCGCAGTTGCTGGTGTTCGGCGATGCGCAGCTCGCGACGGCACGCGTGTCGAACCTCGACACCTCGACGGTCGATATTTCGGGCGCCAATGCGGGCGTCGCGATCGGGTCGCTGCGCGGCGCGGGCGCGGTCTCGCTCGGTGCCAATGCGCTCACGCTCGGCGGCCTGAACCTGGACGACGCGATCTCGGGCGTGATCGATGGCTCCGGGGCGTTGCACAAAATCGGAACCGGGGCTTTGACCCTCTCGGGCGCCAACACCTACACCGGCGCCACCGACATTGCCGAAGGCACCCTGCGCGCCGGCGCGGCCAACACACTCAGCGCCGTCTCGGCCCACACCGTCGCTGCCGGCGCCACGCTCGACACCGCAGGCTTCAACCAGCGCATCGCGTCGCTCGCCAACAGTGGCACCGTCTCGCTGCTGAGTGCGACGCCGGGCTCGACGTTGACCGTCATCGGCGCGTACGTCGGCAACGGCGGCGTGCTGCGCCTGGGCACCGCGCTCGGCGACAGCGGCAGCCTGAGCGATCGCCTCGTGCTCGACGGCATTGCCGCCAGCGCGACCGGCCACACGACCGTGCAGATCACGAACGTTGGCGGTCTCGGTGCGCTCACCACCGGCGACGGCATCAGCGTCGTCACCGCGCAGAACGGTGCCACCACCGCGGCCAACGCGTTCACGCTGGCCGGTGGTCACGTCGACGCCGGCGCTTTCGAATACCGCCTGGTCGATGGCGACGCGGCGGGTGCCGGCGAAAGCTGGTTCCTGCGCTCGACCACGACGGTGGTGCCCGTGACGCCGGTCGTGCCGGTGGCTCCGGTCCCGCCTGTCACGCCGGAGAACCCGGCCGAGCCGGCGCCGCCCGCAGGCCCTGTGGCGGCTCCGGCACCGGCCATCGTTCGCCCCACTTACCGCGCCGAGGTGCCGATGGTCACGGCCCTGCCGTCGATCCTGCGCGAGGGCGACCTGGCCATGCTCTCCACGCTGCACCGCCGCGTCGGCGACCAAGGCGCAGTCGGCACCTCGGCCGTGCCCAACGCCACCCGCGCCTGGGGACGCCTCATCGGCGGCAACACGACGGTCACGCAAAGTGGCGCCACCGCCCCGGAGAGTCGCACCCGCATCGGCGGCTTCCAGACGGGGGTCGACCTCGTGGCCGACGACCGCTGGAACGCTGGCTTGTATGTGGGCAAGCTGCGCAGCGACGCCCGCGTCGACGGCGTGTACGGCCTGAACCTCTACAGCCGCTACGCCGGCAGCCTGCGCAGCGACACCGCGTACCTCGGCGGCTACGCGACCTATGCCAACGCGCAGGGCCAGTACGCCGACTTTGTCCTGCAGTACGGCCGGCACGACATCATTGGCACGTCGGTCAACCAGGTCGCCAGCAGCAGCGACGGCAAGAGCTTGAGCGCCTCGGCGGAAATCGGCCAGCGCTTTGCGATGGGCACCGATTGGGGCATCGAGCCGCAAGCCCAGCTGATCTACAACCGACAGAGCCTGGACACCCTCCGGATCGGCGGCTTGACCACCGTCGCGCTGGACACCGCCAACGCGGTCATCGGCCGCCTGGGCGTGCGCATCACCGGTGACTTCACGACCGGTATCGGCCGTCTGCAGCCCTACGGCCGCCTCAACCTGTGGCACGGCTTCAAGGGCGCCGACCAGACCACCTTCATCGGCGGCGCGGGTGCCACCGGCTTCGGCAACCGCATCGGCTACACCTCGGTGGAAGTGGCTGCGGGGGCCACACTGGCGGTGACGAACACGACCAGCGTCTACGGAGAACTGGGCAGCCTCACGCACGCGGGCGGTAGCGCGTCGAAGGTCAAATCTTCGGTGCAGGGCTCGGTGGGGGTGAAGCTCAGGTTCTGAGGGGAACTCGCAGCGGCGCGACAGATGGACCGCGCGGCCGTAACCATGCCGTTCGAGCGGTCCCGCGACGGGTTGCGGGCCAACTTCCCGATCGTTGTTTCAGCCTGAAAGTTCAAGCCACAGCGCCGGCAGCGCTTGTCCAGTGGGCGCGGAAGGCTATGTTTTTGATCGCAATAGACCCGATCGCGTCATGCGATGACCGCGTGCGTTTCCCATCCCGCCCGCTCCAAATCAACCAACAGGGCCTGTTGCTGCGCTGCCGTGCGCGGCAGCAGCGGCGGGCAGGTGCGCGCCCAGGCCGGGTCGTCGTAGCGCAAGGCCAGCGCGGCTTTCACGCTCGACACCAACGCCTCCCTCGCGAGGATGCCGCGCTGCGTCGCGGCCCGTGCGACCGCGCTGCGGCCGGCGGCGCTGCCTTGCTCACGCCAGGCGGTCTGCGCATCGGCCGCGGTGAGGTTGGTGGTGGCCGAGATGCAGCCGGCAAAGCCATCCTGGGTGGCGTCGGCCAGCGTGGCCTCCGAACTCGGAAACACGTCGAAGCCCGGAACTGCCTTCACGACCGCACGTGAATATTCCAGGTCGCCCGAGCTGTCTTTGACGCCGACCAGCAGACCGGCGTGGCGCGCGGCCAGTGCCGCCACCGTTTCCACGGGCCAGGGAACGCCCGTGTTCTGTGGGATGTGATACAGATACAGCGCCAGCTTGCCGGGCCGCAGGCGCGCGACGAGCGCGTCCACATAGGCGAGCAGCGCTGCGCCGTCCAGGCCAGGGTAGAAGAAAGGCGGCAGCACCAGCGCGC
Proteins encoded:
- a CDS encoding ABC transporter substrate-binding protein; this translates as MQATRRGFTRTAAALALLGSAGLIGAPLRAQSARRAAAGKLIVGQSYPMTGAANEIGLAFAAGAKLFIDGWNERGSGPTLELRQLDDGYDATRARANATKLLADGADVLFGFVGTASSAAASEVAQQQGAAFFAPFAAADALRDKMHPHVFHVRPSMADEAFAMLRHCGILGQTRIAVVADDDAMGRAALQAIQDAAAELKMAPPVAAAFVKPGGTQVADAVAMVAKAQPQTVIQASLSPTTAAFVREMRKTGYGSGFMTFSVVGIDPLYTALGKETRGVVISQVVPSPRSNGNVAIVKEYLAAVGDSDQTASYEGLEGFIAAKALAEAAKRAGPTATRASLQKAMAGMGAFDVGGFRINLRPPLHDAARAVDLVYITAEGRVLR
- a CDS encoding dihydrodipicolinate synthase family protein, with translation MTTPRLRGVIAATATPVHPDFSPDIARLMPHLRGLLEGGCDAINLLGTTGEATSFSVRQRLAVMQGVKDAGLPLERFMVGTGVCALDDSVVLTQAAADLGFAGALVLPPFFYPGLDGAALLAYVDALVARLRPGKLALYLYHIPQNTGVPWPVETVAALAARHAGLLVGVKDSSGDLEYSRAVVKAVPGFDVFPSSEATLADATQDGFAGCISATTNLTAADAQTAWREQGSAAGRSAVARAATQRGILAREALVSSVKAALALRYDDPAWARTCPPLLPRTAAQQQALLVDLERAGWETHAVIA
- a CDS encoding GlsB/YeaQ/YmgE family stress response membrane protein, with protein sequence MGIIWTIIIGFIVGLVARAVMPGTQKAGFIITTLLGIAGSLIATYLGQAMGWYVAGAGPGFIASVVGAVILLFVYGLVARKA
- a CDS encoding autotransporter outer membrane beta-barrel domain-containing protein, coding for MNTSFRSVWNPALAAWVAVSEIARTRGKSVSSAAGIVATALCLSAAPALAGSGGLGGRPATPTTLFAGDGGADNVGGAGGFNDGVTNGTGGAGGSAGTAGASEGGAGTPGTYPAGVGALGGAAGTAAAPNGLAGGGFDVTNPAINGYGGGGGGGFFGGTGASGSNTTPLVGGNGGAGGTGIQAAGGGGAGGYGVVLAPAVTPFTNSSQVTGGNGGSGGAASAQAGGGGGGGSGLWQTGGVVANTGSIIGGAGGLGGAGGNAVSGPSGGGGGGGGDGLLITGGSLRNEAGGYIVGGTGGRGGDAGPNVAGAGRAGAGGSGGDGVRAVANGVTLVNEGSLFGGVGGGGGNAAAGGVGAAGAGGVGVRLVGDNNVLVNASLIVGGQSRTNVRANAVDITGASNTVELRSGQAFIGDVVATGAGNVLALGGDVSPATPFSVAPIGTAFRGFAGFEKTGESTWTLTGTTTAVTPWTVRAGVLQITNDSNLGAPTGGLAFDGGTIRLVGAPADWTTSRAVSVRAGGGTLDLDQQSATFNGALSGPGAFTVTSNTVTPANFGGVLTLNAAGTRTGITTLSNGVNVNVNVTDALGTGAVALVNGWNKLNFNGAASAGAVVYTVGGLDASEWNNGITFNDASRAGTAVFNLRGADTLTSFNTIDFKGTSSAESAQINGQGGFVTFADNSTAGASTLVNDSAGYLIFTDAASGGTASITNKGASQLLVFGDAQLATARVSNLDTSTVDISGANAGVAIGSLRGAGAVSLGANALTLGGLNLDDAISGVIDGSGALHKIGTGALTLSGANTYTGATDIAEGTLRAGAANTLSAVSAHTVAAGATLDTAGFNQRIASLANSGTVSLLSATPGSTLTVIGAYVGNGGVLRLGTALGDSGSLSDRLVLDGIAASATGHTTVQITNVGGLGALTTGDGISVVTAQNGATTAANAFTLAGGHVDAGAFEYRLVDGDAAGAGESWFLRSTTTVVPVTPVVPVAPVPPVTPENPAEPAPPAGPVAAPAPAIVRPTYRAEVPMVTALPSILREGDLAMLSTLHRRVGDQGAVGTSAVPNATRAWGRLIGGNTTVTQSGATAPESRTRIGGFQTGVDLVADDRWNAGLYVGKLRSDARVDGVYGLNLYSRYAGSLRSDTAYLGGYATYANAQGQYADFVLQYGRHDIIGTSVNQVASSSDGKSLSASAEIGQRFAMGTDWGIEPQAQLIYNRQSLDTLRIGGLTTVALDTANAVIGRLGVRITGDFTTGIGRLQPYGRLNLWHGFKGADQTTFIGGAGATGFGNRIGYTSVEVAAGATLAVTNTTSVYGELGSLTHAGGSASKVKSSVQGSVGVKLRF
- a CDS encoding histidine phosphatase family protein, with the protein product MGTLYLVRHGQASFGAADYDNLSELGHRQAVRLGEYWRERGMTFDAVITGTLKRHRQTWEGIAKGLALTRDDVLPWPGLNEYDSEAIVATIHPEKLPKPDTPELYRKHFRLLRDGLAAWMQGKTEPVGMPSYLGFLEGVTTALDHVRDTHHGAKVLVVSSGGPISTAVGHVLGTSAETTIELNLRIRNTSVTEFAFTPKRHMLVTYNTLPHLDGPAYEDWITYS